The following are encoded together in the Dyella terrae genome:
- the petA gene encoding ubiquinol-cytochrome c reductase iron-sulfur subunit — protein sequence MANEVVDHGRRRFLTATTAVVGGVGVVTAVVPFIKSWEPSARAKSAGAPVTIDISKVEEGQRVTYPWRGLPVFVVNRTKVQLDALPSQDARLVDAKSDSSSAEQQPKYAQNEARSIKPEWLVLVGLCTHLGCVPDFVPVMKPEPFDPDWKGGFYCPCHKSRYDMSGRVYQGVPAPKNLLVPPYHFVDDTHIQVGVDPKEAG from the coding sequence ATGGCGAACGAAGTCGTCGATCACGGCCGCCGCCGCTTCCTCACAGCGACCACGGCAGTGGTCGGAGGTGTGGGAGTCGTCACGGCAGTCGTGCCCTTCATCAAGTCGTGGGAACCCAGTGCGCGGGCTAAGTCCGCAGGTGCCCCGGTCACTATCGACATCAGCAAGGTCGAAGAGGGCCAGCGGGTAACGTACCCGTGGCGTGGCCTGCCAGTGTTCGTGGTCAACCGCACAAAGGTGCAGCTCGACGCGCTGCCCAGCCAGGACGCACGCTTGGTCGATGCCAAGTCTGACTCCAGCTCGGCCGAACAGCAGCCCAAGTACGCGCAGAACGAAGCACGTTCGATCAAGCCCGAGTGGCTGGTGCTGGTGGGGCTGTGTACGCACCTGGGCTGCGTGCCCGATTTCGTGCCGGTGATGAAGCCCGAGCCGTTCGATCCCGACTGGAAGGGTGGTTTTTACTGCCCCTGCCACAAGTCGCGCTACGACATGTCCGGTCGCGTCTACCAGGGCGTGCCTGCACCGAAGAACCTGTTGGTGCCTCCGTACCATTTCGTTGACGACACGCACATCCAGGTTGGCGTGGATCCGAAGGAGGCAGGCTGA
- a CDS encoding glutathione S-transferase N-terminal domain-containing protein, whose amino-acid sequence MVQSARSRTALALYTTADGIQCHRTRLVLAAKGVSYDRVIVDPAKPPEDLLDLNPYGTMPTLVDRDLSLYNTAVVCEYLDERYPHPPLMPIDPLSRARLRLANVRIELDWLPEMDAIRAGGRPADAARKRLREHLLSTLPLFKASRFFLNPEMSLTDCLVAPVVWRLPWLGVDLGREGKPILDYGERLFASQGYARSMTPEEKAMRP is encoded by the coding sequence ATGGTCCAAAGCGCTCGTTCGCGTACCGCACTCGCCCTATACACCACCGCAGATGGCATCCAGTGCCATCGAACGCGCCTGGTGCTCGCTGCCAAAGGCGTGAGCTATGACCGGGTGATCGTCGATCCCGCCAAGCCGCCGGAAGATTTGCTCGACCTCAACCCCTACGGCACCATGCCGACCCTGGTTGATCGCGACCTATCCCTCTACAACACCGCGGTCGTCTGCGAATACCTCGACGAACGCTATCCCCACCCCCCATTGATGCCGATCGACCCGTTGTCGAGGGCGCGTCTGCGCCTGGCGAACGTGCGCATCGAGCTGGACTGGCTGCCCGAGATGGATGCCATCAGGGCGGGTGGGCGGCCGGCGGATGCGGCCCGCAAGCGGCTGCGCGAGCACCTGCTGTCGACGCTGCCGCTGTTCAAGGCCTCCCGTTTCTTCCTGAATCCGGAAATGAGCCTTACCGATTGCTTGGTGGCGCCCGTAGTGTGGCGGCTGCCGTGGCTGGGGGTGGACCTGGGAAGGGAGGGCAAGCCTATCCTGGACTATGGCGAGCGCCTGTTCGCCAGCCAAGGCTATGCCCGCAGCATGACGCCAGAAGAAAAGGCCATGCGACCCTGA
- a CDS encoding DUF3301 domain-containing protein, protein MLLERCYTFEVSIDGNDREPGKLWLIGRTLSGLSLPTIQTHLPGLLTEHEPPPAMGNNVIPLRPRLHKDNQLH, encoded by the coding sequence TTGCTTCTGGAACGCTGCTATACGTTCGAAGTGAGCATCGATGGCAACGATCGCGAACCGGGAAAGCTTTGGTTGATCGGGCGCACACTCAGTGGCCTGAGCTTGCCGACTATCCAGACCCACCTGCCGGGCCTGTTGACCGAACACGAGCCGCCGCCGGCGATGGGCAACAACGTCATCCCGCTGCGCCCCCGTCTGCACAAGGACAATCAGCTGCACTGA
- the nadC gene encoding carboxylating nicotinate-nucleotide diphosphorylase, whose translation MTSSQLAAPSADLIEADVTRVFAEDIGTGDATADLLPAHASASATLTCREDAVMAGIDWFNTCFRRLDPQVEIEWAFRDGDRVAAGSVICRLRGKARALVSAERSALNFLQLLSGTATTTAAHVAAVAGTGVRVLDTRKTVPGLRLAQKYAVRCGGGHNHRVGLYDAILVKENHIIAAGSIKAAAEAARRLHPTLLLEIEVENLDELQQALDAGADRIMLDNFTLPLMREAVAIAKGKAELEISGNVDLSTIGGYASTGVDYISVGALTKHVRAVDLSLRLQLD comes from the coding sequence ATGACTTCATCACAACTTGCTGCACCGTCCGCTGACCTGATCGAGGCGGATGTCACGCGCGTCTTTGCCGAAGATATCGGCACCGGCGATGCCACCGCCGACCTGTTGCCTGCCCACGCCTCGGCCAGCGCCACGCTGACCTGCCGCGAAGACGCGGTGATGGCGGGCATCGACTGGTTCAACACCTGCTTCCGCCGGCTCGACCCCCAGGTTGAGATCGAATGGGCCTTTCGCGACGGCGATCGCGTCGCCGCTGGCTCCGTGATCTGCCGGCTACGCGGCAAGGCGCGCGCGCTGGTGAGTGCTGAGCGCTCGGCGCTCAACTTCCTACAGTTACTCTCCGGCACGGCCACGACAACCGCCGCGCATGTGGCCGCTGTCGCCGGCACCGGCGTGCGCGTGCTCGATACGCGCAAGACCGTGCCCGGGCTTCGGCTCGCCCAGAAATACGCCGTGCGTTGCGGCGGTGGTCACAACCACCGCGTGGGTCTCTACGACGCCATCCTGGTGAAGGAGAACCACATCATCGCCGCAGGTAGCATCAAGGCGGCGGCTGAGGCTGCCCGCCGCCTGCACCCCACGCTGTTGCTGGAAATTGAGGTAGAGAACCTGGACGAGCTGCAGCAGGCGTTGGATGCCGGCGCCGACCGAATCATGCTCGATAACTTCACCCTGCCCCTGATGCGCGAAGCAGTCGCCATCGCCAAGGGGAAGGCTGAGCTCGAGATATCCGGCAACGTGGACCTATCCACCATTGGTGGGTATGCGAGCACAGGCGTGGATTACATCTCGGTGGGCGCGCTCACTAAGCACGTGCGCGCCGTAGACCTGTCGCTTCGCCTGCAATTGGACTGA
- a CDS encoding cytochrome b — translation MANVFTRVGDWVNERAPGLMPMYRKHMTEYYAPKNFNLWYYFGSLALVVLINQIVTGIFLTMNYKTSAAEAFNSVEYIMRDVEWGWLIRYMHSTGASLFFVVVFLHMFRGLMYGSYQKPRELVWLLGMLIFLALMAEAFMGYVLPWGNMSFWGAKVIISLFGTIPVIGGSLVEWIMGDYLPADATLNRFFALHVIALPIVLLLLVVLHLAALHEVGSNNPDGVDTKHGPKGNRWDPKAPMDGIPFHPYYTVKDLFGLGFFLVIAAFIIFFAPTFGGWFLEHDNFIPANNLVTPTHIKPSWYFTPFYAILRMIPSFFGTAFWGVLGMFGAIALLFVLPWIDAGKVRSIRYRGTGFKVALMTFAASFIGLALVGAGVVGELTTEWAPKDATFWENLFGRVMTIVYFGYFVFLWFYTRLGWEKTKPVPERVVFDHD, via the coding sequence ATGGCCAACGTATTCACGCGTGTCGGTGATTGGGTCAACGAGCGGGCACCGGGCCTCATGCCCATGTACCGCAAGCACATGACCGAGTATTACGCGCCGAAGAACTTCAATCTTTGGTACTACTTCGGTTCGCTGGCGCTGGTGGTACTGATCAACCAGATCGTCACCGGCATCTTCCTCACCATGAACTACAAGACGAGTGCGGCGGAAGCCTTCAACTCGGTTGAGTACATCATGCGTGACGTGGAGTGGGGTTGGCTGATCCGCTACATGCACTCCACGGGTGCCTCGCTGTTCTTCGTGGTGGTGTTCCTGCACATGTTCCGCGGGTTGATGTACGGCTCGTACCAGAAGCCGCGCGAACTGGTGTGGCTGCTTGGCATGCTGATCTTCCTGGCGCTGATGGCCGAGGCCTTCATGGGCTACGTGTTGCCGTGGGGCAACATGTCGTTCTGGGGCGCCAAGGTGATCATCTCGCTGTTCGGTACCATCCCGGTGATTGGCGGGTCCTTGGTCGAATGGATCATGGGCGATTACCTGCCGGCCGATGCCACGCTCAACCGCTTCTTTGCGTTGCACGTGATCGCATTGCCGATCGTGCTGCTGCTGTTGGTGGTGCTGCACTTGGCTGCGCTGCACGAAGTGGGTTCGAACAACCCGGACGGCGTGGACACCAAGCATGGCCCGAAGGGCAACCGCTGGGATCCGAAGGCGCCGATGGACGGCATTCCGTTCCATCCGTATTACACGGTGAAGGACCTGTTCGGCCTCGGCTTCTTCCTGGTCATCGCGGCGTTCATCATCTTCTTCGCGCCAACCTTTGGCGGCTGGTTCCTGGAGCATGACAACTTCATTCCGGCCAACAATCTGGTCACGCCGACGCACATTAAGCCGTCGTGGTACTTCACCCCGTTCTACGCGATTCTGCGCATGATCCCGTCGTTCTTCGGCACGGCCTTCTGGGGTGTGCTTGGCATGTTCGGCGCGATCGCGTTGCTGTTCGTGCTGCCATGGATCGATGCTGGAAAGGTGCGTTCCATCCGTTATCGCGGCACGGGCTTCAAGGTGGCGCTGATGACATTCGCGGCCTCGTTCATCGGCTTGGCGCTGGTGGGTGCGGGTGTGGTGGGCGAGCTGACGACTGAGTGGGCGCCCAAGGATGCGACGTTCTGGGAAAACCTGTTCGGTCGCGTGATGACCATCGTCTACTTCGGGTACTTCGTCTTCCTCTGGTTCTACACGCGGCTCGGCTGGGAAAAGACCAAGCCAGTTCCGGAGCGGGTGGTGTTTGACCATGACTAA
- a CDS encoding cytochrome c1 → MTKRQPSMKKIISTIALTVGLLVGTQSVMAQEEGGLPSAGTNIRDQASLQRGAKLFFNYCVGCHSLKYVRYSRMAEDLGLSEDEVMKNLNFTGAKFGDVVISHMPEDSAQQFFGKAPPDLSLEVRAKTADWVYGYLNSFYVDPTRPVGWNNTVFPNASMPFPLWELQGIQTAVKKEGSDDVEKLELSQPGKLTQPQYQQAARDLTNFLEYAAEPAALQRQRYGIWVLLFLAGFTFLAYLLKKEYWKDVH, encoded by the coding sequence ATGACTAAGCGGCAGCCCTCGATGAAGAAAATCATTTCCACGATCGCGCTCACCGTTGGCCTGCTGGTCGGTACCCAATCCGTCATGGCGCAGGAAGAGGGCGGCCTGCCCTCCGCCGGTACCAACATCCGCGATCAGGCTTCGCTGCAGCGTGGCGCCAAGTTGTTTTTCAACTATTGCGTGGGTTGCCACTCGCTGAAGTACGTGCGCTATTCGCGCATGGCCGAGGATCTGGGTCTGTCCGAAGACGAGGTGATGAAGAACCTCAACTTCACGGGCGCCAAGTTCGGTGACGTCGTGATCTCGCACATGCCGGAGGATTCGGCCCAGCAATTCTTCGGCAAAGCACCGCCAGATCTTTCGCTGGAAGTGCGTGCCAAGACAGCCGACTGGGTCTACGGCTACCTCAATTCCTTCTATGTCGACCCCACCCGTCCGGTGGGTTGGAACAACACGGTGTTCCCGAATGCCTCCATGCCATTCCCTCTGTGGGAGTTGCAGGGCATCCAGACGGCCGTGAAGAAGGAAGGTAGCGACGACGTGGAGAAGCTTGAGCTCTCCCAGCCAGGCAAGCTCACGCAGCCCCAGTACCAGCAGGCCGCCCGTGACCTGACCAACTTCCTGGAGTACGCCGCCGAGCCCGCGGCCCTGCAGCGCCAGCGCTATGGCATCTGGGTGCTGCTCTTCTTGGCGGGCTTCACTTTCCTGGCATATCTGCTAAAGAAGGAGTACTGGAAGGACGTCCACTAA
- a CDS encoding ClpXP protease specificity-enhancing factor has product MTDDKLPPMSSNRPYLLRAIYDWISDNNLTPYVLVDAGREGVRVPPQVIKNGQVVLNLAMRAVANLDLGNDWISFQARFSGVSHNIHIPVQAVLALYAQENGQGMMFPAEEGGDQPPPSSPDPDDTPPPSDGDQAIEKPKRNAPFLRVVK; this is encoded by the coding sequence ATGACCGACGACAAGCTTCCGCCGATGTCCTCCAATCGTCCCTATTTGCTCAGGGCGATTTACGACTGGATCAGCGACAACAATCTGACTCCCTACGTCCTCGTGGACGCCGGGCGGGAAGGGGTGCGAGTGCCACCTCAGGTCATCAAGAACGGTCAGGTCGTGCTGAACCTGGCGATGCGCGCTGTCGCCAATCTGGATCTGGGTAACGACTGGATTAGCTTCCAGGCGCGTTTTTCAGGCGTGAGCCACAACATCCATATCCCGGTTCAGGCCGTGCTGGCGCTGTATGCGCAGGAGAACGGGCAGGGCATGATGTTCCCGGCAGAGGAAGGGGGCGACCAGCCGCCACCGTCTTCGCCTGATCCAGATGACACGCCGCCCCCCTCCGATGGCGACCAGGCCATTGAAAAGCCCAAGCGCAATGCGCCCTTCCTGCGGGTGGTGAAGTAA
- a CDS encoding DUF3301 domain-containing protein, with protein sequence MSELSDLFILLLLLAVIGLWLKLARGREQAAQEARLQCRQHGLQLLR encoded by the coding sequence ATGAGCGAGCTTTCTGACCTGTTTATCCTGCTTCTGTTGCTGGCCGTCATCGGCCTGTGGCTCAAGCTGGCCCGTGGCCGCGAACAGGCTGCGCAGGAAGCACGCTTGCAGTGCCGCCAACACGGGCTGCAACTGCTGAGATGA
- a CDS encoding S1C family serine protease gives MKHAAGTLAFIARFVVLGLAVAFIISLVWPNVGNRLREHLGVVHPTTDSVSTPAPTHSSGPMSYADAVAKAAPSVVNIYANKMVTEQAVQMYTDPVLQRLFGGRPAGPAYKRREQSLGSGVIVQQGYVLTNNHVIANADDIQVLLYDGRVAKATVVGADQETDLAVLRIDAGNLPVIHIADQRPGRTGDVVLAIGNPLGLNQTVTMGIISAIGRQLNTSSPEDFIQTDAAINLGNSGGALVNTDGELVGINTLLIGKAANAEGISFAIPVASAKRVLDQIIDSGHVVRGWMGADYTFVPVAADSGLPAAARGAQVTDIYPGGPAAQAGIQPHDILLRIGTEDIVDPADLRRHEAAFKPGSKVEVSGLRNGAPFHTEVILAQRPPMTPTASLDG, from the coding sequence ATGAAACATGCCGCTGGCACGCTCGCATTCATTGCTCGCTTCGTGGTGCTCGGGCTGGCGGTTGCCTTCATCATCAGCCTGGTCTGGCCGAACGTGGGCAATCGACTGCGGGAACATCTCGGGGTTGTACACCCGACCACCGACTCCGTAAGCACACCGGCGCCGACACACTCGAGCGGTCCGATGTCCTACGCCGATGCCGTCGCCAAGGCGGCGCCCTCCGTGGTGAACATCTACGCCAACAAGATGGTGACCGAGCAAGCCGTGCAGATGTACACGGACCCCGTGCTCCAGCGCCTGTTCGGCGGACGCCCTGCGGGCCCCGCCTACAAGCGGCGTGAGCAAAGTCTGGGATCGGGTGTGATCGTGCAGCAGGGCTACGTGCTTACCAACAATCACGTCATCGCCAATGCCGACGACATCCAGGTGCTGCTGTACGACGGCCGCGTCGCCAAGGCCACCGTGGTTGGCGCCGACCAGGAGACCGACCTCGCCGTGCTGCGCATCGACGCCGGCAACCTGCCGGTGATCCACATCGCCGATCAACGCCCCGGACGCACGGGTGATGTCGTGCTAGCCATCGGCAACCCGCTAGGCCTCAACCAGACGGTAACGATGGGCATCATCAGCGCCATCGGGCGTCAGTTGAATACGTCCAGCCCCGAAGACTTCATCCAGACGGACGCGGCGATCAACCTCGGTAATTCGGGTGGTGCCCTGGTCAACACCGACGGCGAACTGGTGGGCATCAACACCCTACTCATCGGCAAAGCCGCCAACGCCGAAGGCATCAGCTTCGCCATCCCCGTGGCCAGCGCCAAGCGCGTGCTCGATCAGATTATCGATTCGGGTCATGTCGTCCGTGGCTGGATGGGCGCCGACTACACCTTCGTACCTGTAGCCGCCGATAGCGGCCTGCCGGCGGCGGCGCGCGGCGCACAGGTCACCGACATCTATCCGGGCGGCCCGGCGGCCCAGGCCGGCATCCAGCCGCACGACATCTTGCTGCGCATCGGCACGGAAGACATCGTCGATCCTGCTGACCTGCGCCGCCACGAAGCCGCGTTCAAGCCCGGGAGCAAGGTGGAAGTCTCCGGTCTGCGCAACGGCGCGCCATTCCACACCGAGGTGATCCTGGCCCAGCGCCCACCGATGACGCCGACGGCGTCACTGGATGGCTGA